A window of Colletes latitarsis isolate SP2378_abdomen chromosome 11, iyColLati1, whole genome shotgun sequence genomic DNA:
ATACCCTGGACCTTGTAAGGGACGAATTGTTCGCTGGACCAATAGAGTTTCTTAGCTTTTCCCGTCTAATGGCGGCCATATACCGAAACTCGTCGAACGTTTTCCACGTTTTGGTTTGGCGATCTCGTCGTTCGTCACCGATTCGCGAAGCCTTGGAACGTGCTTCTTTGGCCGTTCCTCAGAAGTTCCCGCAGTCGCTGTTGACGTTCTTCAAAATGGCGCCGCCGAACACGCGAACGGGGGTCCTGGTCCACGAGATCAGCATCAAAGGGCCGCCTAAAAATGGGCTTCCTCTGCCGATCTCGCAGCGGACGTACGACAATTTCACTAATTGCAACCCGAGGGGCGggacttccggtttgggtctgaCTATTCTAGCGGACAGCCGGGAATCGATCGATCTCGAGGTAGTCCTCGATCGTAAGGACGCGTCGTCATCGTCGTTGTCTGCGAGTCGGCGAACCCGTGAACCGTAGATCGGTAAAACCGCATAGATCGTTCGCATTCCGTAATCGCTGCTGCGTTGCGTCACTTTCGTCGGAATTCTGGCAAAAACGGGGATCGTGGCATGACTGGAAGGCTGCGGAATCGTATCGCGGAAGGATTCTCGCGCATAATCCTTGGCCTGGAGATCGAAGGCCGACGCTAGAAGGAGATTGAAGCCCAACACGGAGCCCTCGATGCCGTCCTCGAGCCCTTTGTCGAAGTCCGTGTACTCTTGGCCGACCACGATGTCGCCTCCGCTGGGAATCGAGTGACCTATCGTCTGGAAATAAGAGCAGGTGGATCTGAAATTCTCGCCAGGAACGTTAGAAATGGTAAATTGAAGCGATAGTCGCGCGCGATAAGGAGATAAATCTTTAGAAGAAATTAAAGATTCATAGGGGCCAGCGTTGACGGGATTGTTCTTTCGAGAAAATTTAAACGAAGTATCTTTAATGAGAAAGGATGGTCCCCGTGTAGGAAAAGCTATTTCGTCCTGTTGGTGAATTCATTAGTAAGGCTGATCCAATAGCATATTGCCTCAGACGCAATTACGCGCGTTCGAAAAGAGCTCCTATATAGAAGTCAAATGCCTAATGAACTTGCGAGAACAAAGAGTTGTGGGGTAATAGGCTGTCGGATCAGCCTCGCTGATGAGTCTACCAACAGTCTAGGACAAAACGCCTTTTTCTGTCGGGGAACCTCATTTCCCATTAAAAATACTTCTTTTAAACTTTCTTAAAAGAAGAATCGCGCAATATTTCGTTTATTAATTTAAGTGGTTTGCTCCGAAACTTGGTAGCCATTTTTTAGCCGTAAAGAGCAAACAGTAAAATGACATTTGATAAAGTATTTTTAATAGATAAACGACCGTCGGATACTCTCAAACTCAGTGCAATAGTAGCACAAgtattttgcaaatatctcgaaCACTAAAGTCGAGCGGGGGTTGCATGTATAAGTAAAACTTATTCGAAATGTCGAGTTCTGTAACATCGGTGAGGAGACCCCTATTCTAAATAGTTACTGTTTTCACATTCGTTACTTAAAAATAAGCTGCACGTGattaaataatagtaataaagcAATAAAGttcttaatattaaatttgattAGCTAGAATCACTGAATCACACTGCTCATTAGTAAAGTGCTTAATTCATTATCCGAATCGTGGCGACTGTAATTCGAATCTATTAAGATTTCTGTATATTACGCAAGTTTACGAACCTCTTCCGAGCGACCTTGAACCCACAACTGTCCATTGACCCACAAAGCGTAAAGACCGGCCTGATTCTCCCAGCTCTGACACACGTGGTACCAGCGATTCTCGTGAATGTCCGCTGGTGTCGCGAACACCATCCTTCCACCGATTTCCAGATGAACGCTCCTCCCATGTGACGATATCCACGCTCGAACTAGACGGTCGCGTTCGTTTTCTGTCAGGAGAAATCAACGTTAACACGAGAAGTTCGACTCAAAAAGAAAAACAGTATTTTTCGACAATACTTACTCGAGTAGGAGAATATGGAATGGGGGTGAGTGAGGTCGTTGGACTGCAGCCACAGGCAGAACGTAAACTCTGTCAGTTCTGGCACAGGCAGCTCCCATCTTAGGAACTGCGAACACATTAATTCTCGGTAACGATCCCAGATGCTACTTGTCGATTTTAGTCGCGTGCTTTCAATCGATGCAATACTCGAAAAGGGCTTTCGCttaaccaaaatattgatctaacatTTTCTTGCAACTTATGgagtgttaaaaatatttttcttagcTAATTTCTCTGTACAAGTTTATTAAAAGCATATCAATATTTCACTCTGGAATTAAATCacttaatttttactttcaccgttgaaatatttataaagactatATAAAAGCGAATGACCCGACGCGATTCAAAGACGATTACTGGAAACGGAAGAATGCATACGATTCGCTGTATACATTATAGGAAAATTACACTCCGGTTCCGTTCGTTTGTTCGTTGAATATAAACGCGTCTCGCGAATTACGTTGAAGAGCCTCTAATAAATAGCTATTACACGCGAACAGAGTCGAACAATTCTGCGCTTTGCATATTCTATGGTCGTCGGAGACGAACGAAAGTATCGAAAGTAGGTAGACGTTCATTGCCAACTCTGTTTCGAGGTCGCGGGCACTGCAATCGCCAACGAGGTGTCGTTTCCTGTTCCGAAGTCGCTTGGCTGGGATTTATTATCGTAAAAACGAAAGCAATTTGGAAAAGATCTCGGCGAAACAATGTTCGAAGAAAAGAGAAAAGTTAAGTAGGACTAGAAGCATTGAAAATAGAGAGATCCTTTTTGCTGAGAAATAATTTCAGTTGGTGAGATTTCGAGAATTTAAGAGAAGAAAGTAACAATGTAGAAATAGTTTTACGGGAAAGAGGCTTGAAAATACAGTATTAAACGTAGCATAGTAAAATTTAGAGTGCATGATTATATGGTACATTAGATTTGATAGGTTTTATAAAGTAAGAAAATTAACATATGTGATTTTAAAGCAGCAGCGTGATTTAAGATCGCTATACAACTATTTTAGAATATTTCATACTAGGATGgtttcgtttgaaaatttgtgtTTATTGAAATTTACCTTTCAATTTATTTCTCGTCGTTAGTGTCTATCAATGGTCGTGTTGTATAATTTTGTTCGTAGGCCAAATATACTTTGTGTTATAAGGAGTTAACTATCTGTGGAAAGACGGCAACGATGGAGAACAGAGATCAGCGGCTAAAGCAAGGCTTAGGAATTTCGAGGAAGAGAACAGATATTGATTGAGCGAGGATAAGAGAGCGTGCAGTATGTGGTCGGatatagcacgctgaaacatttaGTGGAAGAGTGGAATAGAACAGGGTATAGTGGAAGGAGGAATGAAGggaataaataaagaaaatacaAAGATAAAAccgagaatattaaaaaaaaaaatagaataagCTAATGCATACGAGtggacaatttttaaataaaatttactttGTCACATAAAAAACTTGCGAACGTGATCGACTTGTCAGGATGTGAGAGAGCCAATTGACTCGTCGACAACTTTCGATCTGTGCATAGTAGATTCACTGTCCATAAGTCATCGGACGTTTTACTCGTTTGtcttggaaaatgcaaattaaattaaaataaatatgcaatAAGTAAAATTGTTCGACGAAGCAAATTATGAAGATCAAAGGGTTTGAAATCGAAAAAGGACTCGTGGACAGTATTACAAAAAGACTAAAAAACAATTGTCGATAGAATTCTACCACTAATTAGAAGGATCGTTTTCAAACGAGGCTTGATACACTCTCGAAacgaaaatttcgaatcgttcttgatttttatcttattttattGAAACTTCAGAACTTCACACTTCGTGTTTAACCGCAGATGAGCAACGATAACTAATAAAATAGGTTTCTAAGTAATTAAAAGTAGCAATTCAGAAAACTAGACCGTTCGGATATATTTGGAGCGTTCGAATCGCGTGCGCGTTTTGTCGATTTCGCGCGCAGCAAAGCAACAACCGGCTTTCTAAGCTTTCTTCGCCTTGTAGCGCTACGATCTCACCTGTATGTATCCCTTCTGAGTGAGCTGGACCTTGTGCATGGGTGTTCCACGTTGCTTGTACCGATCCTGATCTGTCAAAGTCGAGGATCCCCGACACGGGAATATCGCCAAACCGATGAGAATCAAACTTAGAGGAACGGAGAGACTGCATCGATGAGTAATCGTCGACTTCTCCATCTCGATTTGATCATCCCTTTCCTCCACTTTTGCTTCGACTTCGTTTTGTGATCCTCCTGTTTTGTTCTGAATTTCTATAGTAAGCACATCAACTCGTTGAAAATGGATGAAAGACGATCAAttgaaaaataacaaataaaaggtATTTGATCTCGAATACTTCGTCCCAATTACACGTCGCTAAACATCGATTGGTTTGCTGGTATATGCGAACTGAAAACCTTCGCGAGCATTAATTTTCGGGGTATCAGTTTCCCGAGGCATCCGATAATCGTTTTTTTTTCACTCGAGTAATACCCATGGGTAAATTAACTTTCAATTAACCGATTATcgtattttttttgtttttttttcaaatcgtactgtACTTGTCTGAAAATTATCAACGTTCACTTGGATACAAAATAGTTAAATGGTTTGTTCAACACTACGAAAAAATACAGAGATTATAACGAATGtttttcgtgtaaaataaaaaaaaaggacgTCTATCGTTCTCATTGAAATCTGCACCTTCAGTTAAGAAATGCTTATTATCGTTTCTGAGCAAAAATAATGctgtaaaattacaaaaaattgatcgattgcTGTTTTTCTCGGTTACGTGTCTTTCGTCGGTTTTCAACGAATAAAAACCACTTTTCACAGTGCGTTAATTTACTCACCGACGCGATCGTATTTCTTCTTCTGTGTCAGGTGCGCGCGCGCCCTTTCCCTATGTTTGTCAGCTGTCTCTCGATGAATGGGCCATTATTCACCCCCGATCGTTAGTCGATGGACATTCGGTGTTTCAGTTTAAACGAGTCCCTCGAAGAGAAATGGTACCGGTGTGGCGAACCGTTCGCGCGAGTAAACAACACTAAGTAAGTCCCGTGGCGGGAGCGAGCCGAGTTCGGGCCCCGTTACGAGTGGGCACAACCGAATCGCCGATGGAAGGGTTGAGGAGAAAAAGGAGGCGGAGAACCTTGCTTCGAATGTCGCTTGGCAAAGCGCGGTCGTTTAACTCTAAACCTGTAATTTTCTCGATTTCCATGTCACTGCACGCCAGATTCCCGGAAGCTCCGACAAAACGGAAGGAATTGCGGTAGACACGACGCATTCTGCGAGTCTGCTATCAATATCCATGCACGCGACCGCTTTTATAATAACCTTTCGATATCTTAGTCTTTCGTTAAGGAAGTGGCGTAAgtcaatttttgtaaaaaaaaccaTTCCAAACCGTCCTGAACTCATTCTATACACTGAAAATTTGTTGTATAGAATCTGATATAGTAAACAATCGAGTTTCTGTTTGATGAAAGTACGCCCATAACACGTCGACTGCCAGATCGAAATCGTAAAATTTTTTACGAGaccgaaattttaattttaaacaattcgTAAATTACATAACGTGAAATTTGTCTtggttatttttgtaacctcggTAAGATTCACGTACTCGAATTtagtttctttaacatttcaattcgGTATTTATTTTCATAGCGAAAAGTCACCCATGACGTCTAATCAAATTTTTTTGGTAATCGACTCACTTTGTTCAAAGTACTCGAAATTTCCGCCTTCTTGAACTCTGTCGTAGTCTGTTATTATCGTCTAACGTAATAGCGTTCCGCCTCGTTATGCGCTAGTAACAGCGAAGAGGCAGCTCAGCACTAATCGATGAATCGATCATGGTAGATTAACAAATTGGGTATTTAGTGCTCGAGATTTAACGTCGCTATTTTTGATCGTACCATTTATAATTTCACAGAAGGTAAAGAGCATCAAACCGCACCCATTCGCCTAATCGTTTCACATCAGACTACAACAGTGTCTAACAGTTGCTAAATGACGGAAATTTCGACCTAATCCTTCGAATAAAATGAGTAGCAATCAACTTGATTTACACGTTTCAATAATCTCTTCTTTCCTGTAATTTTGTAATGCTTTAGAATTTTCTGGAAGTAATAGTTGTCTTTCGTGTTTagtatgtattttatttttctttattaaatGCGTGGATTCCGTGCTGGTTTACGTAAATAAAGACCGATTTTACACAATAGGCGGCTACTATTATACTTTTACCACTGTTATCTAACCGACACTCGTTTTAATTTACATTGCACAGTAAAATGAATTCTCCTTGCtgcaattaaattacaaaattgtttTGCTCCCGCAGTTCCATCGATAAGTGGAGGCGTTTATCATTGGAATTGCTTCCGCGAAACCAAGCATTCGGTCATTTTATTATCCTGGTGATGCTAtcgcgaaaaaaaagaattgctCGGGTGTTGAAAGGGGCAAAAGTGGAATCACGAACGCAATTATGTAATTTCGACGCGGGACACGCGCGTTAGATAATACAGAACATCCGAAATAAAAAGAACAACTATCATTTACGACGAGAATCCACTTTCGAATTTGCGTAATAGGATATAAAATCAACGACTATTTtaataggaatttttttttttttaaattaatgaaCCCCAAATAAGTATGAAAATTTTTGATCCTACGATTTTGTACGCGACACTTATATTTTTAATCTGGGGGGGGGTGACTAAACGCGTGTTTTTCACTACAAATATTTGTCTCGTTCGCGAAAGTAACTCGTTTACGAAAATGGGCGTTGCAAGTGATGCGCACCACTGACAAATTAAGTAAATCTTTTATGTAATTTCTGATTCTTAAAGCGAACCTTGCGTCAGCGCGAAACGATGGTGCCTGGTTTATAAATCGTAAAATTACCGTAAAATCCGTAGGCTCCGTTCGCCGGTGACTTCATAGCTTCCGTAAAATTTGGACGAGACGcgaagataaaattaaaatactacGCCTCGATGTATATCGCTTTCGTTGCCATCCGTCGAAACGACACGGTGCTGCGATCCTCGCCTTTCTCGGTGCGTTTTCACATGTCTGGATTCTTGCAGACGCGTTATTATTCGTTTATTTTATCCAGACACGAACGACGAGTTAATACATGTAGgatttgaaataattattaacGACAGGAGAAACTGGAGAAACGCAATAAGATTTTTTTAACGGTTTGATGGCGCGAAAGGAACAATTTTCACTTCAACGCATCGAatactatacagagtgttcagctacccctgggaaaaattttaatgtgggattctagaggccaaaataagacgaaaatcaagaataccaatttgttgatggaggcttcgttagaaagttattaacgtttaaagttccgactgtactgaatttttttctcgaaagtggttaggatttcgagggtatgtctattcaccaaaaatgcttgcaattgacccccgcaaccgaaaataattttttcagaattaattaaaaattttttttttcgtcgaaaaatttaggcacctaccccctgtcgattttctttaaaaattcgtttttcatttttagtaattttatttgacactctacagaaaagttgtctaatacttttttgtaggtgcccatgagctctacttcagaaaaaagtttcactgaaatatattcacaattgtaggagttatggctgtttgaaaattggaccatttttatggggtttttctcatttcccGGGGTCAAggacgaacttttcgaatatttttgcgatttatacgtattctccaccaaaatacgcgtagtttgcttttttaaacatgaaaatcgtccaatccgttcagaagttatgacgttttaaagattcgcatgaaaattcgggcagacatttctagccagaaattatattttcggtaaggaatttttttctcgaaactgagtaggaattcgggggtatgtctgttgacaaaaaatgcttgcaattaacccctgcaactaaaaataatttttccaagacgattcgaaagtcttttttttcaccctaaactttcagcacttactcgaatttttttctggaaagtggttaggatttcgagggtatgtctattgaccaaaaatgcttgcaattgacccccgcaaccgaaaataatttttttagaacgatttgaaaaaattgttttacgccgaaaaatttaggcacctaccccctgtcgatttttcttaaaaattactttttcatttttagtaattgtgtttttcgccctacagaaaagttgtctaatacttttttgtaggtacccatgagctctacttcagaaaaaagtttcattgaaatatattcacaattgtgggaattatggctgtttgaaaattggaccatttttatggggtttttctcattttccggggtcaagaaccaacttttcgaatatttttgcgatttgtacatattctccgccaaaacacgcgtagtttgcttttttaaacatggaaatcgtccaatctgttcagaagttatgacgttttaaagattcacatgaaaattcggacagacatttctggccagaaattagattttcggtaaggaatttttttctcgaaactgagtaggaattcgggggtatgtctgttgacaaaaaatgcttgcaattgacccctgcaact
This region includes:
- the LOC143347609 gene encoding uncharacterized protein LOC143347609; this translates as MEKSTITHRCSLSVPLSLILIGLAIFPCRGSSTLTDQDRYKQRGTPMHKVQLTQKGYIQFLRWELPVPELTEFTFCLWLQSNDLTHPHSIFSYSKNERDRLVRAWISSHGRSVHLEIGGRMVFATPADIHENRWYHVCQSWENQAGLYALWVNGQLWVQGRSEETIGHSIPSGGDIVVGQEYTDFDKGLEDGIEGSVLGFNLLLASAFDLQAKDYARESFRDTIPQPSSHATIPVFARIPTKVTQRSSDYGMRTIYAVLPIYGSRVRRLADNDDDDASLRSRTTSRSIDSRLSARIVRPKPEVPPLGLQLVKLSYVRCEIGRGSPFLGGPLMLISWTRTPVRVFGGAILKNVNSDCGNF